The genomic DNA TTGATGAATGGCCTCTAAACCAATTTCTGTTAAATAATCAATGGCGGCACCTAAGGCAATTGCCCCAGCAATATTAGGTGTGCCAGCTTCAAATTTCCATGGAAGCTCTTTCCAAGTACTTTCTTGAAGATGAACAAAGTCAATCATTTCGCCACCAAATTCCACAGGTTCCATTTGTTCCAATAAATGACGTTTGCCATAAAGGACACCAATTCCAGTTGGTCCACACATTTTGTGACCACTAAATGCATAAAAATCAGCATCGATGGCTTGAACGTCCACAGGCATATGAGGAACTGCTTGCGCGCCGTCTACCACCATCACAGCGCCATTTTGATGAGCTAATTGTGTTAATTCTTCGATTGGATTAATGACCCCTAACACATTTGAAACATGAGCAATCGAAACAATTTTCGTTTTTTCTGTAATTTGTTGACGTGCACTTGCCATGTCTAAAAAGCCGTCTTCAGTGACGTCTATATACTTCAAAATGGCCCCTGTCCGTTGGGCTAATTGTTGCCAGGGAATAATGTTTGAATGATGTTCCATGTAAGATATGACGATTTCATCCCCGGCTGTAACTGCCAAGTCACCATAACTTTTGGCAATCCAATTCAAACTGGTTGTTGTTCCTCGTGTAAATAAAACTTCCGCTGTTTCTTTAGCATGTATAAATTGGCGAACCTTTTCGCGGGAGGCTTCATAGTCCTTCGTTGCTCGTTCGGCTAACGTGTGCACCCCACGATGAACATTGGCATTATCGGTTTCATAATAATGTCGTAAAACATCTAACACTGCCGATGGTTTTTGGGTTGTTGCAGCATTGTCTAAATAAACTAGCGGTTCATCATTAACTTCTTGAAATAAAATAGGAAACGATTGCCGAATGGTTGCTGCATCCATCATGCGTTTAACTTCCCTTCGATTACTTCTACAAATTCATTTTGTACTTCTTTAACTGGAATTGCTGTAATGACAGAACCTAGGAAGCCACGAATCACCAAACGTTCCGCTTCTTCTTTACGCAAGCCGCGGCTCATTAAATAATACATTTCTTCTGGATCTACTCGACCAACGCTGGCTGCGTGTCCGGCAGTCACTTCATTTTCATCAATTAAAAGAATTGGATTGGCATCACCACGAGCTTTATCAGACAACATTAAAACACGACTTTCTTGCTGTGCGTCGGCTCCTTTTGCGCCTTTTAAAATGTGGCCAATTCCGTTAAACGTTAAAGTACCACGTTCACGAATAACTCCATGTTGTAAAATATGACCAATCGAATGTGGCGCTTTGTTTGTCACTCGTGTGTCGATGCCTTGTGTTTGTTTACCTGCACTAATTGCAACGACTTTAACTTCTGAATGAGCACCTTCGCCAACTAAATCAGAATCAAAATCAGCAACAACATCGCCATCATTCATGACGCCTAGAGCCCAATCAACAGAAGCATCCCGCATAATATAGCCACGACGATTCATATAAGTCGTTACAGTTTGCCCTAATTGATCCACAGCTGAGTATTTAACTTTTGCGCCATCTTTCGCAATCACTTCCACAACGATATTTCCAGAAGCTTTCTCTGCATGATGACCAGTGGATTGAAAACGTTCTAAATAACTGAATTCACTATGATTATCTGCAACGATTAAAACATGTTTAAAGAAAGGTTGGTTGCTATCTGAATCCTGAATAAACAAAGATTCAATGGGCTCTTCAATCACTACGTTTTTAGGAACGTATAAGAAAACGCCACTATTCATGAAAGCTGCATGAGCTGCTGTCAGCTTATCTTCTTCTGGTAATACGGCTTTAGTCATATAGTATTCTTTAACTAATTCTGGGTGCTCTTGTAAAGCAGTAAAAATGTCTGTAAAAATTACCCCTTGTTCCGCTAATGAGGCTGGCAATTGCTCAAAAGCATGAAAAGATCCTTGTTGAACAATTAAAGGATTGTCTTTCATTTGATCAAAACTTGCGACATTTCCTTCAGAAGGCACATAACTTTCCATGTGAACATTTAATAAAGGCCAACGATGAAATTTCACACGATCAATATGTGGTAACTCACTTTCGTCAGCGTTTTTTAAAGCCGTTGTTCGCAATTCAGTCATCCAAGCTGGTTCTTCATGTTCTAGTGAAAAAGCGGTGACTTCGTCAAGATAATCCATTAGATTTACTTTTTTCATTTATCTTGTCCTCCTTACGCTTCTTCTTTGTAATCAATACCTAATTCTTGGCTGATACCAGCATAGCCTTCTGTTTCTAAACGTTTTGCCAAATCAGCCCCACCGGTTTTCACAACGCGGCCTTCCATCATGATATGAACAACATCCGGCGTGATATAGTTCAATAAGCGTTGGTAATGGGTAATAATTAACGCACCAAAGTTCTCGCCGCGCATTTCATTAACCCCTTTAGAAACTACTTTTAACGCATCGATATCTAAGCCTGAATCAATTTCATCTAAAATGGCAAACGTAGGCTCTAACATCAATAATTGTAAAATTTCATTTCGTTTTTTCTCGCCGCCAGAAAACCCTTCGTTTAAGTAACGCTCAGCCATTTCTTCAGGCATATTTAATAATTCCATTTTGCTATCTAATTTTTTTAAGAACTGCATGACTGACATTTTGTTGTCTTCGTCACGTTTTGCATTGATTGCTGCACGCATGAATTCAGCATTGGTAATCCCTGGAATTTCACTTGGGTATTGCATTGCTAAGAATAAGCCTAGGCGAGCGCGTTCGTCTACTTCTAAATCTAAAACGTTGACGCCGTCAAATAGAATTTCTCCTTCTGTGACTTCATAGTTAGGATTTCCCATAATTGCTGCTGATAAAGTAGATTTACCAGTTCCATTAGGCCCCATAATTGCATGGATTTCTCCAGTATTAATTGTTAAATCGACTCCTTTTAGAATCTTTTTATCTTCAATTGATACGTGTAAATTTTTGATTTCTAACACAGACATGTACAATTCCCTCCAACTTGTTTTAATCGTTTTTCCGTTCTCACTCATTTTAGCCTAATTGAGAATGAATCGCAAATTACAATTGCTAAAAATAACAACTCTTATCATCAAATTTTAGGATTCAATTTGTGAAGGAAAATTTTAAAAGGCTGATATTTCAAAGTTTCTCTATATTTTTAAGTGATCCTCCCTACACAAAGAAAAAAATTCTGGTAGAATAAAAAAATTTATTAAAGAAAGCGTTTTCTTAAATAATTACTTTAGAATGACTTTCGCAAAGAGAGCGTTGAGATACGCCTTCCTCATCTATACAAAAAAATCCAGAGCATTTGCTTCTCTGGATTCAATAATTTTTATTAGTGATTGGTTTTATACTTCTAAAAGTTCTTGTTCTTTTTCAGCAGTAATCGCATCGATATTTTTGATGCTATCGTCTGTTAATTTTTGAACATCTTTTTCAAATGAACGTAATTCATCTTCAGTGATGTCGCCATTTTTTTGAGCTTTTTTCAACTCATCCATTGCATCACGACGAACGTTACGGACAGCAACTTTTGAGTTTTCCGCTTCTTTTTTCACGTCTTTGGCTAATTCTTTCCGACGTTCTTCCGTTAATTGTGGAATCACTAAACGGATGACATTTCCATCATTGGTTGGACTAATGCCGATATCACTCATTTGAATAGCTTTTTCAATATCAGCGATAGAATTTTTGTCAAACGGTGTAATCATTAATACACGTGCTTCTGGGATATTGATACTTGCTAATTGGTTAACTGGTGTTGGTGCACCATAATATTCTACTTGAATACGGTCTAATAGACTTGCGTTCGCACGACCAGCACGAATTTGACCTAATTCACGGCGTAAGCTTTCTTCCGCTTTTGTCATTTTTTCTTTGGCTGTTGCTAAAACTTCTTTAGACATTCTTTATTTCCCCCTTACAGTTGTTCCGATATTTTCACCAAGGATGGCACGACGGATATTTCCTGCTTCATTTAGGTTAAAGACAACTAAAGGAATATCGTTATCCATACTTAATGAGCTTGCTGTTGAATCCATTACTTGCAGCCCTTTAGAAATAACATCTAAATGTGTTAGTTCTTCAAATTTTGTCGCTGTTTCATCCACACGTGGATCTGCAGAATAAACACCATCAACATTGTTCTTCGCCATTAAGATGACGTCTGCATCTACTTCTGCAGCTCGTAACGCAGCCGTTGTATCTGTCGAGAAGTAAGGATTTCCTGTTCCTCCGGCAAAAATAACAACGCGGCCTTTTTCTAAATGACGTTCTGCACGACGACGAATGTATGGTTCTGCAATTTGACGCATTTCAATTGATGTTTGAACACGTGTAGGCACACCAAGATTTTCTAATGTATCTTGCAATGCTAAGGCATTCATCACAGTAGCTAACATGCCCATATAATCTGCTTGTGCACGTTCCATGCCCATTTGAGCACCAATTTGTCCACGCCAGATGTTTCCGCCGCCAACCACGATGGCCATTTCGATACCTAATTCATGGACCTCTTTAATTTCTTGGACGATTTCTTTAATGACTGGTGGTTTAATGCCAAAACCGTCTTCTCCGGCTAGCGCTTCTCCACTTAACTTTAATACGACACGTTGATACTTAGGTTTAACCATCATAATTCCCTCCAAGATTCTCTAAAAATCATTCAATTCCTCATTTAGATGACTTTTCACCAAAATGATTTTTTAGACCAAGCAGTGCGATCCACTGGTTTTGCCTAAAAAAAGGGAGCGCATATCAAAGTTATGCGTTCCCAAATGGCTGAAAGACTGCCTTGAATCAAGCAGTAATCAATTTATGCAGCTTCCTTTGGGGATCGCTGTCTGTTTAGATACTTATGATTCACGGCTTTTCAACCGAGCGTTTGATGCTCTTAGTTTTTCATTTGGCTCATTACTTCATCCGCAAAGTTATCTTCACGTTTTTCGATACCTTCGCCAACTTCAAAACGTACGAATGATTTCACTTCGCCGCCTTTAGAAGCAACAAATTTTTCGACAGTCATATCTGGATCTTTAACAAATGGTTGGTCAACCAAAGCGATTTCTGCTTTGAATTTTTGTAGACGACCAACAACCATTTTTTCAACGATATTTGCTGGTTTACCTTCGTTTAATGCTTGTTCAGTTAACACAGCTTTTTCGTGTTCTAATTCTTCTTGAGGAATTTGAGATTCATTGACATAGCGAGGGTTGATTGCCGCGATGTGCATAGCAACATCTTTCGCTACTTCTTCGTCAGTTGTGCCATCGATAACTGTTAATACAGCAATACGGCCACCCATGTGTAAGTAAGCGCCAAATGCAGCATTGTCAGCTTTTTCGACAACTTCAAAACGACGGAAGCTGATTTTTTCACCGATAACAGTTGTTGCTTCGATTAAATCAGATTCGATTGTGCCTTTTTCAGTTTTAATAGCCATTGCTTCTTCCATCGTAGCTGGTTTGTTTTCAGCAACTTTAGTCGCAATATCTTTAACTAAATCTTGGAACATTTCGTTTTTAGAAACGAAGTCAGTTTCTGAGTTTACTTCAACGATTGCTGCAACGTTACCTACAGTTGCTACGTTTGCTAAACCTTCAGCCGCAATGCGGTCATTTTTCTTCGCTGCTTTAGCCATACCATTTTCACGTAAAAAGTCTACGGCTTTTTCCATGTCGCCTTCTACTTTTACTAATGCTTTTTTAGCGTCCATCATTCCAACGCCAGTCATATCGCGTAATTCTTTTACCATTTTAGCTGTAACGTCTGCCATTATTTGTGTCCTCCTCGGATATTATCAATTCTTTTTAAAAAAGCTATCTCAAAGGAGAATCAGGCTTTTTGTCGCCTAGCCTTTGAGACAGCTCCGTAATCATTATTATTCAGCTGATTCGTTGTTTCCTTCAACAACATCAACGATTTCTTCGATTGAAGTTGCTTCTGGTGTTTCTTCAACGAATAACTCTTCAGTTGCTTGGTCTTCCCCTTGGTTACCTTCGATGAAAGCATCAGCCATTTTAGCAGTGATTAATTTCACGGCGCGGATTGCATCATCATTTGAAGGGATTACAACATCGATCTCATCAGGATCACAGTTTGTATCAACCATTGCAACGATTGGAATGTTTAATTTGTGTGCTTCTTGAACAGCAATGCGTTCTTTACGTGGGTCAACGATGTACATTACATCTGGAATTCTCGGCATATCAGCGATACCACCTAAGAATTTTTCTAAACGTTCACGTTCTTTGTTTAAGCCAGCAACTTCTTTCTTAGGTAAAACTTCGAAAGTGCCGTCTTCTTCCATTGCATTGATTTTTTTCAAGCGAGCAATACGTTTTTGGATTGTATCCCAGTTAGTTAACGTACCACCTAACCAACGATGGTTTACATAGTATTGACCAGCGCGGATTGCTTCATCTTTGATTGCTTCTTGTGCTTGTTTTTTAGTTCCTACGAATAAAGCAACGCCGCCTTCTTCTGCAACGTTTTTCATGTAATCGTAAGCTGCATCTACTAATTTCACTGTTTTTTGTAAGTCAATGATGTAGATACCGTTTCTTTCTGTGAAGATATATTTCTTCATTTTTGGGTTCCAGCGACGAGTTTGGTGACCAAAGTGTACGCCGGCTTCTAGTAATTGTTTCATAGAAATTACTGCCATGTTGTGTTTCCTCCAGTTTGGTTTTTATTTTCCTCTTCTTTTCGTCAACTCCTTGAAGAACTACCGTAGTAGCACCACTTCGCAGATGGAAAAGAATGTGGATTTCGTGTGTGAAAATCACACCTTTAACAGTATAAGATATTTTCAGAAAAATAGCAAGCCTTAAAACTAGAAATGTCGCTCCTACTGCGCTTGCCAAACAAGATGACATTCTTCGTTTCCCGTTTCATCGATGGTTCGCTTTTGTTGGACAAAGCCTTGTTTTTGATAAAAGGCATAAGCTGCTTGATTTTCCCTGTAAACAGCCAAAGATAAGACATCCTGTTCTTCTTTTGCTACTTGCAGTAATTTCTGACCGATGCCCTTCCCTTGAAACGCTTTTTTTATAAAAATTCCTGCGATATAGTTATCCATTAATCCTAAAAACCCAATTATCTGATCCTCTTCTTCTGCTAAGATCAGTGTTGCTTTTGGTAACGCAGCGCGGACAAATGCTTTATTTTCTTGCCAATAAG from Enterococcus faecalis includes the following:
- a CDS encoding cysteine desulfurase codes for the protein MMDAATIRQSFPILFQEVNDEPLVYLDNAATTQKPSAVLDVLRHYYETDNANVHRGVHTLAERATKDYEASREKVRQFIHAKETAEVLFTRGTTTSLNWIAKSYGDLAVTAGDEIVISYMEHHSNIIPWQQLAQRTGAILKYIDVTEDGFLDMASARQQITEKTKIVSIAHVSNVLGVINPIEELTQLAHQNGAVMVVDGAQAVPHMPVDVQAIDADFYAFSGHKMCGPTGIGVLYGKRHLLEQMEPVEFGGEMIDFVHLQESTWKELPWKFEAGTPNIAGAIALGAAIDYLTEIGLEAIHQHEAALVHYVLPKLQAIEGLTIYGPQDPKDHTGVITFNIDGLHPHDVATALDMEGVAVRAGHHCAQPLLNYLSVPATARASFYLYNTKEDADRLVEAIKATKEFFQHGTF
- the sufD gene encoding Fe-S cluster assembly protein SufD — translated: MKKVNLMDYLDEVTAFSLEHEEPAWMTELRTTALKNADESELPHIDRVKFHRWPLLNVHMESYVPSEGNVASFDQMKDNPLIVQQGSFHAFEQLPASLAEQGVIFTDIFTALQEHPELVKEYYMTKAVLPEEDKLTAAHAAFMNSGVFLYVPKNVVIEEPIESLFIQDSDSNQPFFKHVLIVADNHSEFSYLERFQSTGHHAEKASGNIVVEVIAKDGAKVKYSAVDQLGQTVTTYMNRRGYIMRDASVDWALGVMNDGDVVADFDSDLVGEGAHSEVKVVAISAGKQTQGIDTRVTNKAPHSIGHILQHGVIRERGTLTFNGIGHILKGAKGADAQQESRVLMLSDKARGDANPILLIDENEVTAGHAASVGRVDPEEMYYLMSRGLRKEEAERLVIRGFLGSVITAIPVKEVQNEFVEVIEGKLNA
- the sufC gene encoding Fe-S cluster assembly ATPase SufC translates to MSVLEIKNLHVSIEDKKILKGVDLTINTGEIHAIMGPNGTGKSTLSAAIMGNPNYEVTEGEILFDGVNVLDLEVDERARLGLFLAMQYPSEIPGITNAEFMRAAINAKRDEDNKMSVMQFLKKLDSKMELLNMPEEMAERYLNEGFSGGEKKRNEILQLLMLEPTFAILDEIDSGLDIDALKVVSKGVNEMRGENFGALIITHYQRLLNYITPDVVHIMMEGRVVKTGGADLAKRLETEGYAGISQELGIDYKEEA
- the frr gene encoding ribosome recycling factor, with translation MSKEVLATAKEKMTKAEESLRRELGQIRAGRANASLLDRIQVEYYGAPTPVNQLASINIPEARVLMITPFDKNSIADIEKAIQMSDIGISPTNDGNVIRLVIPQLTEERRKELAKDVKKEAENSKVAVRNVRRDAMDELKKAQKNGDITEDELRSFEKDVQKLTDDSIKNIDAITAEKEQELLEV
- the pyrH gene encoding UMP kinase; amino-acid sequence: MVKPKYQRVVLKLSGEALAGEDGFGIKPPVIKEIVQEIKEVHELGIEMAIVVGGGNIWRGQIGAQMGMERAQADYMGMLATVMNALALQDTLENLGVPTRVQTSIEMRQIAEPYIRRRAERHLEKGRVVIFAGGTGNPYFSTDTTAALRAAEVDADVILMAKNNVDGVYSADPRVDETATKFEELTHLDVISKGLQVMDSTASSLSMDNDIPLVVFNLNEAGNIRRAILGENIGTTVRGK
- the tsf gene encoding translation elongation factor Ts yields the protein MADVTAKMVKELRDMTGVGMMDAKKALVKVEGDMEKAVDFLRENGMAKAAKKNDRIAAEGLANVATVGNVAAIVEVNSETDFVSKNEMFQDLVKDIATKVAENKPATMEEAMAIKTEKGTIESDLIEATTVIGEKISFRRFEVVEKADNAAFGAYLHMGGRIAVLTVIDGTTDEEVAKDVAMHIAAINPRYVNESQIPQEELEHEKAVLTEQALNEGKPANIVEKMVVGRLQKFKAEIALVDQPFVKDPDMTVEKFVASKGGEVKSFVRFEVGEGIEKREDNFADEVMSQMKN
- the rpsB gene encoding 30S ribosomal protein S2, which encodes MAVISMKQLLEAGVHFGHQTRRWNPKMKKYIFTERNGIYIIDLQKTVKLVDAAYDYMKNVAEEGGVALFVGTKKQAQEAIKDEAIRAGQYYVNHRWLGGTLTNWDTIQKRIARLKKINAMEEDGTFEVLPKKEVAGLNKERERLEKFLGGIADMPRIPDVMYIVDPRKERIAVQEAHKLNIPIVAMVDTNCDPDEIDVVIPSNDDAIRAVKLITAKMADAFIEGNQGEDQATEELFVEETPEATSIEEIVDVVEGNNESAE
- a CDS encoding GNAT family N-acetyltransferase, coding for MMTIKKTTQLTEKELETIMAIWLQTNLEAHPFVAPTYWQENKAFVRAALPKATLILAEEEDQIIGFLGLMDNYIAGIFIKKAFQGKGIGQKLLQVAKEEQDVLSLAVYRENQAAYAFYQKQGFVQQKRTIDETGNEECHLVWQAQ